A single genomic interval of Dromiciops gliroides isolate mDroGli1 chromosome 1, mDroGli1.pri, whole genome shotgun sequence harbors:
- the PLIN4 gene encoding perilipin-4, whose amino-acid sequence MSTGEEGAAAAPNRGQEPKSKSQTLGSFLGNLPLFGPARNLFSSSSSKEARGNIKSGPNAQQNEHTSGNLPRLEEKQPGKEMSEAKEVCSQVTGGKDTITPGVANMVDMAKGMVQGSLDATKSIVSSTKNTVCKGVTGAMDTAKGATQAFATGVIEGGVNTTKTAMSGTKDLVCSGVTSAVNVAKGAVQSGLDTTKNIATGTKDTVCTGVTAAVNVAKGAVQGGLDTTKSVVTGTKDSVCTGVTGAMNVAKGAVQSGLNTTQNIATGTKDTLCTGVTGAMNVAKGAVQGGLDTTKSVLGGTKDTVLSGVTGATKVAKGALQTGLDTTQKIATGTKDTVCSGVAGTMNVAKGVIQGGLDTSKSVLGGTKDTVLSGVTGAANVAKGALQTGLDTTQKIATGTKDSVCTGVTGAVNVAKGAVQGGLDTTKSVLGGTKDTVLSGVTGATNVAKGALQTGLDATQKIATGTKDTVCTGVTGAMNVAKGAIQGGLDTTKSVVTGTKDSVCTGVTGAMNVAKGAVQSGLNTTQNIATGTKDTLCTGVTGAMNVAKGAVQGGLDTTKSVLGGTKDTVLSGVTGATNVAKGALQTGLDTTQKIATGTKDTVCSGMTGTMNVAKGVIQGGLDTSKSVLGGTKDTVLSGVTGAANVAKGALQTGLDTTQKIATGTKDSVCTGVTGAVNVAKGVVQGGVDTTKSVLSGTKDTFFSGVTGATNVAKGALQTGLDTTQKRATGTKDTLCTGVTGAMNVAKGAVQGGLDTTKSVLGGTKDTVLSSVTGATNVAKGALQTGLDTTQKIATGTKDTLCTGVTGAVNVAKGVVQGGLDTTKSVLGGTKDTVLTSVTGATNVAKGALQTGLDTTQKIATGTKDTLCTGVTGAMNVAKGAVQGGLDTTKSVLSGAKDTVLTGVTGATNVAKGALQTGLDTTQKIATGTKDTLCTGVTGAMNVAKGTVQGGLDTTKSVLGGTKDTVLTSVTGATNVAKGALQTGLDTTQKIATGTKDSVCTGVTGAMNVAKGAVQGGLDTTKSVLGGTKDTVLSGVTGATNVAKGALQTGLDTTQKIATGTKDTVCSGMTGTMNVAKGVIQGGLDTSKSVLGGTKDTVLSGVMGATNVAKGALQTGLDTTQKIATGTKDSVCSGMTGTMNVAKGVIQGGLDTSKSFLGGTKDTILSGVTGAANVAKGALQTGLDTTQKTATGTKDTLCTGVTGAMNVAKGAVQGGLDTTKSVLGGTKDTVLSGVTGAANVAKGALQTGLDTTQNIATGTKDTVCTGVTGTMNAAKGVIQGGLDTSKSVLGGTKDTVLSGVTGAANVAKGALQTGLDTTQKIATGTKDTLCTGVTGAMNVAKGAVQGGLDTTKSVLGGTKDTVLTSVTGATNVAKGALQTGLDTTQKIATGTKDSVCTGVTGAMNVAKGAVQGGLDTTKSVLGGTKDTVLSGVTGATNVAKGALQTGLDTTQKIATGTKDTVCSGMTGTMNVAKGVIQGGLDTSKSVLGGTKDTVLSGVMGATNVAKGALQTGLDTTQKIATGTKDSVCSGMTGTMNVAKGVIQGGLDTSKSFLGGTKDTILSGVTGAANVAKGALQTGLDTTQKTATGTKDTLCTGVTGAMNVAKGAVQGGLDTTKSVLGGTKDTVLSGVTGAANVAKGALQTGLDTTQNIATGAKDTVCTGVTGIMNAAKGVIQGGLDTSKSVLGGTKDTVLSGVTGAANVAKGALQTGLDTTQKIATGTKDTLCTGVTGAMNVAKGAVQGGLDTSKSVLSGTKDPVYSGLTSAMNVTKGTVQSGLNITQDTAIGTKDTVCTGVTGALNVTESVIQGGLDTTKSIVTGTKDSICSGVIDAVHVAKGTIHTGLDTTQSVTTVNNDALSREVSSAVDLAKRAVYSDLENTKAATTGTKGLASSVMGFAKGVIQREVNAPDSPSLGEESGVTHGVAGNMENLVPKSEEQLAAFLPMNEEEQAQLAASDLGPKMLSTDQKNYFVQLGNLSASLRQRAYEHTLNKLQQSKEQASGTLVQLQETLRLIEEAKRDTEESHACKEGLGGRQCQEETEPMELPECRLLPRARSLVQQLHASYGTLATSLQGLPTEFQQGIRQARHSVGELHGLLAIARSFGDLSAIELAQSRDSLNQTWQGLEGLMAGLARVPPLTWLMGPFPLIKE is encoded by the exons ACTCTGGGCAGCTTTCTAGGAAACTTGCCCCTCTTTGGCCCAGCACGAAACCTATTTTCTTCTAGCTCATCGAAAGAGGCTCGTGGGAACATCAAGTCAGGGCCTAATGCCCAACAGA ATGAACACACCTCTGGAAACCTGCCCAGGCTGGAGGAGAAACAAccaggaaag gaaatgtctgaggcaaagGAGGTATGCTCACAGGTGACTGGGGGAAAAGACACAATCACTCCTGGGGTGGCCAATATGGTGGATATGGCCAAGGGTATGGTTCAAGGGAGTCTAGACGCCACCAAATCAATTGTGAGCAGCACCAAGAACACTGTCTGCAAGGGAGTCACTGGTGCTATGGACACAGCAAAAGGGGCCACCCAAGCTTTTGCAACAGGGGTCATCGAGGGAGGTGTGAACACTACAAAAACGGCTATGTCTGGAACTAAGGACTTGGTGTGCAGTGGAGTAACAAGTGCAGTGAATGTGGCTAAAGGAGCTGTCCAGAGTGGCTTGGATACTACAAAAAACATAGCAACTGGCACAAAGGACACTGTTTGCACTGGAGTCACTGCAGCAGTGAATGTGGCCAAAGGAGCTGTCCAGGGAGGTCTAGACACCACAAAGTCAGTAGTGACTGGAACCAAGGACTCTGTTTGCACTGGAGTCACTGGAGCCATGAATGTGGCTAAAGGAGCCGTCCAGAGTGGCTTAAATACTACACAAAACATAGCAACTGGGACTAAGGACACTCTTTGCACTGGAGTCACTGGAGCCATGAATGTGGCCAAAGGAGCTGTCCAAGGAGGTCTGGACACTACAAAGTCAGTCTTAGGTGGGACCAAGGACACAGTTTTGTCTGGTGTCACTGGTGCCACAAAAGTAGCCAAAGGAGCCCTCCAGACTGGATTGGACACCACACAAAAGATAGCAACAGGCACTAAAGACACTGTCTGCAGTGGCGTGGCTGGCACAATGAATGTAGCCAAGGGAGTTATCCAAGGAGGTCTAGATACCTCAAAATCAGTTTTAGGTGGAACCAAGGACACCGTCTTGTCTGGTGTCACTGGTGCTGCAAATGTAGCCAAGGGAGCCCTCCAAACAGGCTTGGACACCACACAAAAAATAGCAACAGGCACTAAAGACTCTGTTTGCACTGGAGTCACTGGAGCCGTGAATGTGGCCAAAGGAGCTGTCCAAGGAGGTCTGGACACCACAAAGTCAGTCTTAGGTGGAACCAAGGACACAGTTTTGTCTGGTGTCACGGGTGCTACAAATGTAGCCAAGGGAGCCCTCCAGACTGGATTGGACGCCACACAAAAGATAGCAACTGGCACAAAGGACACTGTATGCACTGGAGTCACTGGCGCCATGAATGTGGCCAAAGGAGCTATCCAGGGAGGTCTAGACACCACAAAGTCAGTTGTGACTGGAACCAAGGACTCTGTTTGCACTGGAGTCACTGGAGCCATGAATGTGGCTAAAGGAGCCGTCCAGAGTGGCTTAAATACTACACAAAACATAGCAACTGGGACTAAGGACACTCTTTGCACTGGAGTCACTGGAGCCATGAATGTGGCCAAAGGAGCTGTCCAAGGAGGTCTGGACACTACAAAGTCAGTCTTAGGTGGAACCAAGGACACAGTTTTGTCTGGTGTCACGGGTGCTACAAATGTAGCCAAGGGAGCCCTCCAGACTGGACTGGACACCACACAAAAGATAGCAACAGGCACTAAAGACACTGTTTGCAGTGGCATGACTGGCACAATGAATGTAGCCAAGGGAGTTATCCAGGGAGGTCTAGATACCTCAAAATCAGTTTTAGGTGGAACCAAGGACACCGTCTTGTCTGGTGTCACTGGTGCTGCAAATGTAGCCAAGGGAGCTCTCCAAACAGGCTTGGACACCACACAAAAAATAGCAACAGGCACTAAAGACTCTGTTTGCACTGGAGTCACTGGTGCTGTGAATGTGGCTAAAGGAGTTGTTCAAGGAGGTGTGGACACTACAAAGTCAGTCTTAAGTGGAACCAAGGACACGTTTTTTTCTGGTGTCACCGGTGCTACAAATGTAGCCAAGGGAGCCCTCCAAACAGGCTTGGACACCACACAAAAAAGAGCAACAGGCACTAAGGACACTCTTTGCACTGGAGTCACTGGAGCCATGAATGTGGCCAAAGGAGCTGTCCAAGGAGGTCTGGACACCACAAAGTCAGTCTTAGGTGGAACCAAGGACACTGTTTTGTCTAGTGTCACGGGTGCTACAAATGTAGCCAAGGGAGCCCTCCAGACTGGATTGGACACCACACAAAAGATAGCAACAGGCACTAAGGACACTCTTTGCACTGGAGTCACTGGTGCCGTGAACGTGGCCAAAGGAGTTGTCCAAGGAGGTCTGGACACCACAAAGTCAGTCTTAGGTGGAACCAAGGACACTGTCTTAACAAGTGTTACTGGTGCCACAAATGTAGCCAAGGGAGCCCTCCAAACAGGCTTGGACACCACACAAAAAATAGCAACAGGAACTAAGGACACTCTTTGCACTGGAGTCACTGGAGCCATGAATGTGGCCAAAGGAGCTGTCCAAGGAGGACTGGACACTACAAAGTCAGTCTTAAGTGGAGCCAAAGACACTGTCTTGACTGGTGTTACTGGTGCCACAAATGTAGCCAAGGGAGCCCTCCAGACTGGATTGGACACCACACAAAAGATAGCAACAGGCACTAAGGACACTCTCTGCACTGGAGTCACTGGTGCCATGAATGTGGCCAAAGGAACTGTCCAAGGAGGTCTGGACACTACAAAGTCAGTCTTAGGTGGAACCAAGGACACTGTTTTAACAAGTGTTACTGGTGCCACAAATGTAGCCAAGGGAGCCCTCCAAACAGGTTTGGACACCACACAAAAAATAGCAACAGGCACTAAAGACTCTGTTTGCACTGGAGTCACCGGAGCCATGAATGTGGCCAAAGGAGCTGTCCAAGGAGGTCTGGACACTACAAAGTCAGTCTTAGGTGGAACCAAGGACACAGTTTTGTCTGGTGTCACGGGTGCTACAAATGTAGCCAAGGGAGCCCTCCAGACTGGACTGGACACCACACAAAAGATAGCAACAGGCACTAAAGACACTGTTTGCAGTGGCATGACTGGCACAATGAATGTAGCCAAGGGAGTTATCCAGGGAGGTCTAGATACCTCAAAATCAGTTTTAGGTGGAACCAAGGACACAGTTTTGTCTGGTGTGATGGGTGCTACAAACGTAGCCAAAGGAGCCCTCCAGACTGGATTGGACACCACACAAAAGATAGCAACAGGCACTAAGGACTCTGTTTGCAGTGGCATGACTGGAACAATGAATGTTGCCAAGGGAGTTATCCAGGGAGGTCTAGACACTTCAAAATCATTCTTAGGTGGAACCAAGGACACCATCTTGTCTGGTGTCACTGGTGCTGCAAATGTAGCCAAGGGAGCCCTCCAAACAGGTTTGGACACCACACAAAAAACAGCAACAGGCACTAAGGACACTCTTTGCACTGGAGTCACTGGAGCCATGAATGTGGCCAAAGGAGCTGTCCAAGGAGGTCTGGACACTACAAAATCAGTCTTAGGTGGAACCAAGGACACCGTCTTGTCTGGTGTCACTGGTGCTGCAAATGTAGCCAAGGGAGCCCTCCAAACAGGCTTGGACACCACACAAAACATAGCAACTGGTACTAAAGATACTGTCTGCACTGGTGTGACTGGCACAATGAATGCAGCCAAAGGAGTTATCCAAGGAGGTCTAGATACCTCAAAATCAGTTTTAGGGGGAACCAAGGATACCGTCTTATCTGGTGTCACTGGTGCTGCAAATGTAGCCAAGGGAGCCCTCCAAACAGGTTTGGACACCACACAAAAAATAGCAACAGGCACTAAGGACACTCTTTGCACTGGAGTCACTGGAGCCATGAATGTGGCCAAAGGAGCTGTCCAAGGAGGTCTGGACACCACAAAGTCAGTCTTAGGTGGAACCAAGGACACTGTTTTAACAAGTGTTACTGGTGCCACAAATGTAGCCAAGGGAGCCCTCCAAACAGGCTTGGACACCACACAAAAAATAGCAACAGGCACTAAAGACTCTGTTTGCACTGGAGTCACTGGAGCCATGAATGTGGCCAAAGGAGCTGTCCAAGGAGGTCTGGACACTACAAAGTCAGTCTTAGGTGGAACCAAAGACACAGTTTTGTCTGGTGTCACGGGTGCTACAAATGTAGCCAAGGGAGCCCTCCAGACTGGACTGGACACCACACAAAAGATAGCAACAGGCACTAAAGACACTGTTTGCAGTGGCATGACTGGCACAATGAATGTAGCCAAGGGAGTTATCCAGGGAGGTCTAGATACCTCAAAATCAGTTTTAGGTGGAACCAAGGACACAGTTTTGTCTGGTGTGATGGGTGCTACAAACGTAGCCAAAGGAGCCCTCCAGACTGGATTGGACACCACACAAAAGATAGCAACAGGCACTAAGGACTCTGTTTGCAGTGGCATGACTGGAACAATGAATGTTGCCAAGGGAGTTATCCAGGGAGGTCTAGACACTTCAAAATCATTCTTAGGTGGAACCAAGGACACCATCTTGTCTGGTGTCACTGGTGCTGCAAATGTAGCCAAGGGAGCCCTCCAAACAGGTTTGGACACCACACAAAAAACAGCAACAGGCACTAAGGACACTCTTTGCACTGGAGTCACTGGAGCCATGAATGTGGCCAAAGGAGCTGTCCAAGGAGGTCTGGACACTACAAAGTCAGTCTTAGGTGGAACCAAGGACACCGTCTTGTCTGGTGTCACTGGTGCTGCAAATGTAGCCAAGGGAGCCCTCCAAACAGGCTTGGACACCACACAAAACATAGCAACTGGTGCTAAAGATACTGTCTGCACTGGTGTGACTGGCATAATGAATGCAGCCAAAGGAGTTATCCAAGGAGGTCTAGATACCTCAAAATCAGTTTTAGGGGGAACCAAGGATACCGTCTTATCTGGTGTCACTGGTGCTGCAAATGTAGCCAAGGGAGCCCTCCAAACAGGCTTGGACACCACACAAAAAATAGCAACAGGCACTAAGGACACTCTTTGCACTGGAGTCACTGGAGCCATGAATGTGGCCAAAGGAGCTGTCCAAGGAGGTCTAGACACCTCAAAATCAGTCTTAAGTGGAACCAAGGACCCTGTTTACAGTGGTTTGACCAGTGCCATGAATGTGACCAAAGGAACTGTTCAGAGTGGCTTGAATATTACACAAGATACAGCAATTGGCACTAAGGACACTGTTTGCACTGGAGTCACAGGTGCATTGAATGTGACTGAAAGTGTTATCCAGGGAGGACTGGACACCACAAAATCCATTGTGACTGGAACCAAGGACTCCATCTGCAGTGGTGTGATTGATGCAGTGCATGTGGCCAAAGGCACCATTCACACTGGGTTGGACACCACCCAATCAGTCACCACTGTCAACAACGATGCTCTGTCTAGAGAAGTCTCCAGTGCAGTGGACTTGGCAAAGAGAGCTGtctatagtgatttagaaaaCACCAAGGCAGCCACAACAGGCACCAAGGGCCTGGCCTCCAGTGTGATGGGTTTTGCTAAAGGAGTCATCCAGAGAGAAGTAAATGCACCTGACAGCCCCAGCCTAGGAGAAGAGTCTGGTGTCACCCATGGGGTGGCAGGCAACATGGAAAACCTAGTGCCCAAGTCAGAGGAGCAGTTGGCTGCCTTCCTCCCCATGAATGAAGAAGAACAAG CTCAACTGGCTGCCTCTGATCTTGGGCCAAAGATGCTGTCCACAGACCAGAAGAACTACTTTGTGCAACTGGGAAACCTGTCTGCCAGCCTGCGCCAGCGGGCCTATGAGCACACTCTAAACAAACTCCAGCAGAGCAAGGAGCAAGCCTCAGGGACCCTGGTCCAGCTGCAGGAGACCCTCAGACTA ATCGAAGAGGCCAAACGGGACACAGAGGAGAGCCATGCCTGCAAAGAGGGGCTGGGTGGGAGGCAGTGCCAGGAGGAAACTGAACCAATGGAG CTACCAGAGTGCAGGCTTCTCCCCAGGGCTCGAAGCCTAGTCCAACAGCTCCATGCCAGCTACGGGACCCTGGCCACCAGCCTGCAGGGCCTCCCCACTGAGTTTCAGCAGGGGATTCGGCAGGCACGCCACAGTGTTGGAGAGCTTCACGGTCTCCTTGCCATCGCTCGCTCCTTCGGGGACTTGTCTGCCATTGAGCTGGCCCAGAGTCGCGACAGCCTGAATCAGACGTGGCAGGGGCTAGAGGGGCTGATGGCGGGCCTGGCACGTGTGCCCCCACTCACCTGGCTGATGGGGCCCTTCCCCCTCATTAAGGAGTAG